In Deinococcus maricopensis DSM 21211, the sequence GCTGGGCGGTGGGCGCGCTGGAGCGTCTGGGCGTGCCGGTGCTGCAGGCGATCACGAGCGGGCACGCGCGCGGCCCGTGGGAGACGAGCGCGCGCGGCCTGAATCCGCTCGACACTGCCATGAACGTGGCCCTCCCGGAGTTCGACGGGCGGATCATTACGGTGCCGGTGTCGTTCAAGGAACGCGATCAGGACGGCGCGCGGTTCGTGCCGGACCTGGAACGCTGCGCGCGCGTGGCGGGCCTCGCGGCGCGGTTCGCGCGGCTGCGGCACCTGCGCAACGACCAGAAGCGCATCGCGTTCGTGTTCACGAACTCTGCCAGCAAGGCCAGCCAGGTCGGGAACGCGGTGGGCCTGGACGCGCCCGCGAGTCTGCTGGGCATCCTGCACGCGATGCAGGCGGACGGGTACACGCTCGGTGAGCTGCCCGAATCCAGCGACGCGCTGATTCACGACCTCATTGACCGCTGCTCGTACGACACGACCCTCCTCACGCCGGAGCAGTTGCGGCGCGCAGTGGGCCGCGTGAGCGCCGCGCAGTACGAACGGTGGTTCGCGGACCTCCCCGAAAGCCTGCGCCGCAAGATGGTCAAGCAGTGGGGCGTGGCGCCCGGCGAGGCGTACGTGCAGGACGGGCACCTCGCGCTCGCCGGCATCGAGCTGGGGAACGCGTTCGTGGCGCTGCAGCCGCCGCGCGGGTACGGCATGGACCCGGACGCGATCTACCACACGCCGGACCTCGCGCCCACGCACCACTACTACGCGCTGTACCGCTGGCTGCGCGAACCCGTGGAGCGCGGCGGGTGGGGCGCGGACGCCATCGTGCACGTCGGCAAGCACGGCACGCTCGAATGGCTGCCCGGCAAGGGCGTGGGCCTGAGCGCGAACTGCTTCCCGGACGCGTTCCTCGGCGACGTGCCGCTGTTCTACCCGTTCATCCTGAGCGACCCGGGCGAGGGCACGCAGGCGAAACGCCGCGCGCACGCGGTCGTCATTGACCACCTGCCGCCGCCGCTCACGCGCGCGGACACGTACGGGCCACTCGCGGAACTCGCGGCGCTCGTGGACGAGTACTACCAGCTGGAACTGCTCGACCCCAGCAAGCTGCCGCTGCTGCAGGGGCAGATCTGGGACCTTGTGCAGCGCACGAACCTCGGCACGGACCTCGGCGCGATGCTGAAACGCGACCACGGCGACCACGTGCACGAGTGGGATGACGAGTTCACCCCGGACGGCGTGCCCGTCAGCCTCGCGGAGATGCGCGGCGACGAGGTCGCGCATCTCATCGAGGACATCGACGGGTACCTGTGCGAGATTGGCGCGGCGCAGATCCGCGACGGCCTGCACGTCCTCGGGCAGGTGCCGAGCGGGGAGGGCCTGCCGGAGATGCTGCGCGCCCTCACGCGCCTCGCGAACCTGGACGTGCCGGGCCTGCACGCGGGCATCGCGGGCGTGCTGGGGCTGGACCTCGCGGCGCTGCTCGACGCGCCCGGTCAGCGCTTCGCGGAGGTGTCGGTGGACCTGAATAACCTCGCGGGGCAGCCGGTGTTCACGCACGCCGACGCGCTGGAACTGATTGACGAACTGGCGCTGCACCTGTACCAGCTGCTCGCGCGCGAGGCGTTCGAGGTGGGGCGCGTCCCGCAGGTGCTCGCGGAGACCTTCGGGGCACGCCCGGAGTACGGCACGCTGCCCGCCACGCTCACGTTCGTGTGCGCGCAGCTCAAACCCAACCTGGACCGCAGCACGGACGAGATCACGCACCTGCTGCGGGGCCTGTCCGGCGCCTACGTGCCCGCCGGGCCGAGCGGCGCGCCGTCGCGCGGCATGGCGCACATCCTGCCGACCGGGCGGAACTTCTACGCGGTGGACCCGCGCGCGCTGCCGTCGCAGGCGGCGTGGCGCGTGGGCGAGAACCTCGCGCGGGAGGTGCTGGACCGTTACGTCCGCGAGTCCGGTGCGTACCCGGAGAGCGTCAGCATCAGCGTGTGGGGCACGTCCGCCATGCGCACGCAGGGTGACGACGTCGCCGAGATTCTCGCGCTCATGGGCGTGCGGCCCACCTGGCACCCGCAGAGCCGCCGCGTGGACGGCGTGGCCCTCATCCCGCTCGCGGAGCTGGGGCGACCGCGCATCGACGTGACGGCGCGCATCAGCGGCTTCTTCCGCGACGCGTTCCCGCACCTGATCGCCCTGATCGACGAGGCGGTGCAGCTCGTCACGCACGCCGACGAGCCCACCGACATGAACTACCCCCGCAAGCACTACCTGGAGGACCTCGCCACGCGCCTCGCGGACCTGCCGCCCGAGGAGGCCGAGGCGCGCGCCACGTACCGCGTGTTCGGCAGCGCGCCCGGCACGTACGGCGCCGGCATCCTCCCGCTCATCCAGGAAGGGAACTGGACGGGCGACGAGGACTTCACGCGCGCGTTCGTGAACTGGGGCGGGTACGCGTACACCGCCGGGGAGAGCGGCGCGGACGCCCGCGACGACTTCCGCGAGCGGCTCGCGCGCACCGAGGTGGCGCTGCACAACCAGGACAACCGCGAGCACGACATCTTCGACAGCGACGACTACCTGCAGTTCTTCGGCGGGATGATCGCCTCGATCCGCAGCCTCAGCGGGCAGCAGCCCCGGCAGTACTTCGGGGACACCCAGAACCCGGAGCGGGCGCGCGTGCGTGACCTGAAGGAGGAGGCGCTGCGCGTGTACCGCTCGCGCGTCGTGAACCCCAAATGGATTGACGGCATGAAGCGGCACGGGTACAAGGGCGGCCTGGAACTCACCGCGACGGTGGATTACCTGTTCGGGTTCGACGCGACCGCGCAGTTCGCGGAGGACTTCATGTACGAGGGCGTCGCGGGCGCGTACGCGCTCGACCCGGCCACGCAGGCGTTCCTGCGGGACGCGAACCCGTGGGCGCTGAACGCCATCACGGACCGCCTGCTGGAAGCGCACGCGCGCGGCATGTGGACGCCCGAACCCGACACGCTGCGCGCCCTGCAGGACCTGCACCTGGACAGCGAGGCGTGGCTGGAAGTGCGCGGCGAGGCGGGCCGCCACGCGCCCGTGCACAGCGGAGGTGAGCGGTGAGCTACCCGTTTTGCGCCATCGTCGGGCAGGACGACCTGAAGCTGGCCCTGACGCTGCTCGCCGTCACGCCCGCCATCGGGGGCGTGCTGGTGCAGGGCGACAAGGGCAGCGCGAAAAGCACCACGGCGCGCGCCCTTGCGGAGCTGCTGCCCCCAACCGGGAGTGGCGCGCCCGCGCCCTTCGTGACCCTGCCGCTCGGCGCGACCGAGGACCGCGTGATCGGCACGCTCGACCTCGAGAAGGCCCTGCGGGGCGAGAAGGCGCTGCAGAGCGGCCTGATTCGCGCGGCGCACGAGGGCGTGCTGTACATCGACGAGGTGAACCTCCTCGCCGATCACCTCGTGGACGTGCTGCTGGACGTGGCCGCGATGGGCGTGAACCGCGTGGAGCGCGAGGGCCTCGCGGAGGAGCACGCGGCGGTGTTCGCGCTGATCGGCACCATGAACCCCGAGGAGGGCACCCTCCGCCCACAGTTCCTGGACCGGTTCGGGTTGTGCGTGGACGTGGGCGCGCCGGGCGAGGCGCGCGCGCGGGCGGAGATCGTGCGGCGCCGCATGCGGTACGAAGCGGACCCGGCGGGTTTCAGTGCCGCGTGGGCGGACGCGCAGGCGGCGCTGCGCGCGCAGGTGCGGGGTGCGCGCGCGCGGTACCCGGAGGTGCAGGTGTCGGACGCGCTGCTGGAGGCCATCAGTGAGCTGTGCCAGGCGTACGGCGTGCGCAGCCTGCGCGCGGACCTCGTGCTGCACCGCGCGGCCCGCGCGCTCGCGGCCCTTGACGGCCGCCGCGAGGCGACACTGGAGGACGTGAAGCGCGTTGCGCCGCTCGTCCTGACGCACCGCAAGCGCCAGCATCCGACGTCCCCGCAGGGGGGTGAGCCGGACCTGGAGCAGCTGATGGAGCAGCTGCAACCGCCGGAGCGCGCCCCCGACGACGCGGCGGGGTCAGCGCCCGACGACGAACCGGCGGAGGCGCACCCGGACCCGGGCCCTCCGGAGGACGAACCGGCGCCCGCCGAGACGACCTTCCGGGCGCGGCCGCCCGCCGCGTCGCCGGTGATTGACGTGCGGGGGCTGCCGGCCACGCACGCCGGGCGGCGCGGCACCGCAGAGGAGGCTGCGCGGGGCCGCACGGTGCGCACGCGACCGTCCCCGTCCCCATCGAGCCTCGCGTTGCCGGCGACGCTCGTGAGCGCCGCGGGACGCGCCGCGCTGGACGGCCAGGCGTTCCAGGTGACGCGCGCGGACCTGCACGAGCGCGTTCGGGAGGGCCGCGTGGGGTCGCGCGTGCTGTTCGTGGTGGACGCGAGCGGCAGCATGGGCGCGCGCGCGCGCATGGAGGCCGTGAAGGGCGCGGCGCTGGCGTTGCTCGCGGACGCGTACGCGCGCCGCGACGAGGTGGGCGTCATCACGTTCCGGGGGATTGCCGCAGAGGTCGCGTTGCCGTTCACGCGGGACGTGGACGTCGCGCGCGCCGCGCTGGACGGCCTGCCGACCGGGGGTCGCACGCCGCTCGCGCACGCGCTCACGCTCGCGCGGGACGTGGTGCGGCGCGCGGACGCGGACGGGCGCGTCCTGCTGGTGCTGCTCACGGACGGGCGCGGGAACGTGCCGCTGCCCGGCGGTGGAGACGCGTGGGCGCAGGCGTTGGACGCCGCCGCGCAGTTGCAGGGGACGCCCGCGCTGGTGCTGGACACCGAGGCGGGCGTGGTGCGCGCGGGCCGCGCCGCGGAGATCGCGGGGGCGCTCGGCGCGGAGTGCCTGACGCTGGAAGCCCTGAGCGCGGAGGGCCTGACGCTCACCCTGCGGGGCCGGACGCTCACGCGCGCCTGAGACGCGCCGGAGCGCGGGCCACGGGCGCGCCCCCCATGTGGGGGGCGCGCCCGTTTCGTGAAATTCATCCGGTTGTGGCGCGTGGCGGACCGCCATACTGGCGCATGCCACAACACACGGAGAGGTGCGTGCCGGACGGTCCGCTGTTCGCGGTGTTTCGTTGGTTGGATGGGCGGGGTCGGGCGTCGGCGATGCTGCAGCCCGGCGCGCCGACGCCGCCGGTCGGGTCGGTGCTGCTGTGGGAGGACGCGCGCCTGCAGGTGCTGAAGGTCATGTGGCCGGCGCAGGGCGCGTGGGGGTCCATGCTGCTGCTGGCGCGCATGCCCGGCGACGTGGGCGCCTGACGCGCCAGCGGTGACACCCAGGCCCGGGGGCGGAACTGCGCGCGCCCGGGCCTGATGGGTTAGCGGGCGATCAGGACGTCGATGGGGGCGGCGTGGCTAACGGCGTCGCCGGTGCTGCCGGCCATGGCGGCGCTGAGAGCGGTGGTGTGGCGGCGGCCGAGGACGATCAGGTCGGCGCCGGTGTCGCGGGCGACGCTGAGGATGGCGTCGGCGGGTTTGGCGGCCTGGATGAGGTGCGCGTGGACGGTGAGGCCCTGCTGGCGGGCGAGTGCGCTGACCTGCTGGAGGTGCGCTTCGCGGACGTCGCGGTCGTTTTGGACGCGCTGGGCTTCGAGGACTTCGCTGCCGGGGAGGCCGGCGGCCATGTTGAGCAGGGCGTTGCCGGCGGTGGGGATGACGGCGACGACGTCAAGGGTGGCGCCGAAGTGCGTGGCGAGCGCCAGGGCGC encodes:
- the cobN gene encoding cobaltochelatase subunit CobN; amino-acid sequence: MKRQRVTRADGKTINLVQKRGHLSYCYHGCCCGRTDRGYAAVPVDVYKDEWVRRKLRNHVHLTKGGCLGPCTLANVTQLLFDGRSVWFHSVNDEWQVRAIYDYIEGMLRADRFLPPPPELLEYTFNYYSWDGAPNELPLALPTPDAPADTGALSGVAFLTHADTDLLCLPAALETLPDDYGPVHGVSLGTIRSDAQMSQLLAGDVGRAEILLVRIHGRLANVPGYGLLLDHARKAGQHLLLLSGTGEPDPEFAAGSTVPPRVLEDALAYLQAGGWGNIRELLLAVSDALRLTGYGFERPAPMPEHGLYHPDLPENPTLDDWTRHMREDRPTVGLTFYRAHALSGNTDFIDALVRALDDAGVNALPVFTSSLKALDAGEPAVFRLFRGADGAPRVDALINTLSFAMGEVNVGGVTNAGWAVGALERLGVPVLQAITSGHARGPWETSARGLNPLDTAMNVALPEFDGRIITVPVSFKERDQDGARFVPDLERCARVAGLAARFARLRHLRNDQKRIAFVFTNSASKASQVGNAVGLDAPASLLGILHAMQADGYTLGELPESSDALIHDLIDRCSYDTTLLTPEQLRRAVGRVSAAQYERWFADLPESLRRKMVKQWGVAPGEAYVQDGHLALAGIELGNAFVALQPPRGYGMDPDAIYHTPDLAPTHHYYALYRWLREPVERGGWGADAIVHVGKHGTLEWLPGKGVGLSANCFPDAFLGDVPLFYPFILSDPGEGTQAKRRAHAVVIDHLPPPLTRADTYGPLAELAALVDEYYQLELLDPSKLPLLQGQIWDLVQRTNLGTDLGAMLKRDHGDHVHEWDDEFTPDGVPVSLAEMRGDEVAHLIEDIDGYLCEIGAAQIRDGLHVLGQVPSGEGLPEMLRALTRLANLDVPGLHAGIAGVLGLDLAALLDAPGQRFAEVSVDLNNLAGQPVFTHADALELIDELALHLYQLLAREAFEVGRVPQVLAETFGARPEYGTLPATLTFVCAQLKPNLDRSTDEITHLLRGLSGAYVPAGPSGAPSRGMAHILPTGRNFYAVDPRALPSQAAWRVGENLAREVLDRYVRESGAYPESVSISVWGTSAMRTQGDDVAEILALMGVRPTWHPQSRRVDGVALIPLAELGRPRIDVTARISGFFRDAFPHLIALIDEAVQLVTHADEPTDMNYPRKHYLEDLATRLADLPPEEAEARATYRVFGSAPGTYGAGILPLIQEGNWTGDEDFTRAFVNWGGYAYTAGESGADARDDFRERLARTEVALHNQDNREHDIFDSDDYLQFFGGMIASIRSLSGQQPRQYFGDTQNPERARVRDLKEEALRVYRSRVVNPKWIDGMKRHGYKGGLELTATVDYLFGFDATAQFAEDFMYEGVAGAYALDPATQAFLRDANPWALNAITDRLLEAHARGMWTPEPDTLRALQDLHLDSEAWLEVRGEAGRHAPVHSGGER
- a CDS encoding universal stress protein; protein product: MTSAEPHLYRRILVATGGAPHSEKAVERALALATHFGATLDVVAVIPTAGNALLNMAAGLPGSEVLEAQRVQNDRDVREAHLQQVSALARQQGLTVHAHLIQAAKPADAILSVARDTGADLIVLGRRHTTALSAAMAGSTGDAVSHAAPIDVLIAR
- a CDS encoding VWA domain-containing protein, producing the protein MSYPFCAIVGQDDLKLALTLLAVTPAIGGVLVQGDKGSAKSTTARALAELLPPTGSGAPAPFVTLPLGATEDRVIGTLDLEKALRGEKALQSGLIRAAHEGVLYIDEVNLLADHLVDVLLDVAAMGVNRVEREGLAEEHAAVFALIGTMNPEEGTLRPQFLDRFGLCVDVGAPGEARARAEIVRRRMRYEADPAGFSAAWADAQAALRAQVRGARARYPEVQVSDALLEAISELCQAYGVRSLRADLVLHRAARALAALDGRREATLEDVKRVAPLVLTHRKRQHPTSPQGGEPDLEQLMEQLQPPERAPDDAAGSAPDDEPAEAHPDPGPPEDEPAPAETTFRARPPAASPVIDVRGLPATHAGRRGTAEEAARGRTVRTRPSPSPSSLALPATLVSAAGRAALDGQAFQVTRADLHERVREGRVGSRVLFVVDASGSMGARARMEAVKGAALALLADAYARRDEVGVITFRGIAAEVALPFTRDVDVARAALDGLPTGGRTPLAHALTLARDVVRRADADGRVLLVLLTDGRGNVPLPGGGDAWAQALDAAAQLQGTPALVLDTEAGVVRAGRAAEIAGALGAECLTLEALSAEGLTLTLRGRTLTRA